In Rutidosis leptorrhynchoides isolate AG116_Rl617_1_P2 chromosome 2, CSIRO_AGI_Rlap_v1, whole genome shotgun sequence, one genomic interval encodes:
- the LOC139890868 gene encoding bifunctional riboflavin biosynthesis protein RIBA 1, chloroplastic-like yields the protein MAFINMASSSSTLLVRSKMTLNSSSLNPFSCNELATVSFLGTKLCSTRKSYISASYVGKNVVRASSGRDLQPDSVVLGTLTTEMVPNMNSFSGSADDYDLDHPTPGFSSIPEAIEDIRQGKMVVVVDDEDRENEGDLIMAASCVTPEAMAFIVKHGTGIVCVSMEKEDLERLQLPLMVTRNEDQSCTAFTVSVDAKHGTTTGVSARDRATTIKALSSKESKPEDFIRPGHIFPLKYMEGGVLKRAGHTEASVDLVMLAGFDPVAVSCEVVDDDGSMARLPKLKQFVKRENLKIISIADLIRYRRKTDKLVEQSSAARIPTTWGPFVAYCYRSILDGIEHIAMVKGEIKEGKDVLVRVHSECLTGDIFGSARCDCGNQLALSMKLIEDEGRGILVYLRGHEGRGIGLGHKLRAYNLQDDGRDTVEANEELGLPVDSREYGIGAQILRDLGVRTMKLMTNNPAKYIGLKGYGLDVVGRVPLLTPITKHNKRYLETKRTKMGHVYGSGSDGLPSFINQISQMNNENPTG from the exons GATGACCTTGAACTCGAGCTCTTTAAATCCTTTTTCATGCAATGAGCTTGCAACAGTGTCATTTCTTGGTACTAAATTGTGCTCCACGCGTAAATCTTATATTAGCGCAAGTTATGTGGGGAAAAATGTTGTTAGAGCGTCATCTGGGCGTGACCTACAACCTGATTCTGTAGTATTGGGGACACTTACAACAGAAATGGTTCCAAACATGAATTCATTTTCGGGTTCAGCTGATGATTATGACTTAGATCACCCAACCCCGGGTTTCTCATCTATTCCCGAGGCAATTGAGGATATTCGTCAAGGAAAG ATGGTGGTGGTTGTAGATGATGAAGACAGAGAAAATGAAGGAGATCTAATAATGGCAGCATCATGTGTTACACCTGAAGCTATGGCTTTCATTGTTAAGCATGGAACTGGGATTGTTTGTGTAAGCATGGAAAAAGAAGATCTTGAGAGATTGCAACTTCCTCTAATGGTGACTCGTAACGAAGATCAGTCTTGTACAGCATTCACCGTATCAGTG GATGCAAAACATGGTACAACAACAGGGGTGTCGGCTCGTGATAGGGCAACAACTATAAAAGCTTTATCTTCGAAAGAGTCAAAGCCTGAGGATTTTATTCGCCCAGGCCATATATTTCCACTGAAATATATGGAGGGAGGTGTTCTAAAAAGAGCTGGTCATACCGAAGCATCGGTTGACCTAGTCATGCTAGCAGGGTTTGACCCTGTAGCTGTATCATGCGAAGTCGTCGATGATGATGGTTCCATGGCTAGATTACCGAAACTTAAGCAATTTGTCAAGAGGGAAAACCTAAAGATCATTTCTATTGCTGATCTTATCAG GTATAGGAGAAAAACCGATAAATTAGTCGAACAGTCTTCTGCTGCAAGGATACCTACTACATGGGGACCATTTGTTGCTTATTGTTATAGATCGATCTTGGATGGGATCGAGCATATCGCTATGGTCAAG GGTGAAATCAAGGAGGGGAAGGATGTTCTTGTGAGGGTACACTCAGAGTGCCTAACTGGAGATATATTTGGGTCCGCAAGATGCGATTGCGGCAACCAGCTCGCACTTTCGATGAAACTAATCGAAGACGAAGGTAGGGGAATATTGGTATACCTTAGAGGTCATGAAGGTCGAGGTATCGGATTAGGTCACAAGCTTCGTGCGTATAACCTGCAAGATGATGGTCGTGATACCGTTGAAGCCAATGAAGAATTAGGGTTACCagttgattcaagagagtatggcATTGGTGCACAG ATTTTAAGGGACCTTGGAGTTCGAACCATGAAGCTAATGACAAATAACCCTGCCAAATACATCGGGCTCAAGGGTTATGGTTTGGATGTTGTAGGCAGAGTTCCCCTTCTTACACCCATCACAAAGCACAATAAGAGATATCTTGAGACCAAGCGAACTAAGATGGGTCATGTTTACGGTTCAGGATCAGATGGGTTGCCGAGCTTCATTAATCAAATCAGCCAAATGAACAATGAGAACCCGACTGGTTAA